The Erigeron canadensis isolate Cc75 chromosome 4, C_canadensis_v1, whole genome shotgun sequence genome window below encodes:
- the LOC122594824 gene encoding endoglucanase 24-like isoform X1, with amino-acid sequence MKYLYFTFSLFPVLLILIILQMCLLMCNSSYLMYNEALSKSIMFFEGQRSGFLPNDQRINWRGNSGLGDGSSINADLTGGYYDAGDNVKFGFPMAFTTTMLAWSVIEFGDMMPTGELRNALVAIRWSTDYLLKTVAQPDRIVVQVGDPNSDHNCWERPEDMDTARTVYKVDAPNSASDVAGETAAALAASSMAFRYSDPGYSETLLRMATRVFDFADNYRGAYSDNTNIRDGVCPFYCDFDGYQDELLWGAAWLRRASQGENYLAYIQNNGKTLGAEDNINEFGWDNKHAGLNVLVSKEVLEGNFYALESYKASADTFMCTLIPESSSSHIEYTSGGLIYRPGGSNLQHSTTITFLLLVYAKYLEQSSGSVNCGNIIVGPTSLRKIAKRQVDYILGENPKGMSYMVGYSDRYPQRIHHRGSSLPSTRDHPQVIQCKEGSIYFNSSDPNPNVLIGALVGGPGEDDEYEDDRADFRKSEPTTYINAPFVGALAFFAANPNPI; translated from the exons ATGAAGTACCTTTATTTCACTTTTTCACTATTCCCAGTGctattgattttgattattctccaaatgtgcttgttaatgtgCAACTCAAGTTACCTCATGTATAATGAAGCCCTTTCCAAATCAATCATGTTTTTCGAAGGCCAGCGTTCGGGTTTCCTCCCAAATGACCAGAGAATCAACTGGCGAGGCAATTCAGGACTTGGAGACGGTTCCTCCATCAATGCTGACCTAACCGGGGGTTACTATGATGCAGGCGACAATGTCAAGTTTGGTTTCCCAATGGCGTTTACGACTACCATGTTGGCATGGAGTGTTATTGAGTTTGGTGATATGATGCCGACCGGGGAGTTGAGGAATGCATTGGTCGCCATAAGGTGGTCAACAGATTATTTGCTAAAGACTGTGGCACAACCGGATCGGATTGTTGTACAG GTTGGGGATCCAAATAGTGATCACAACTGTTGGGAGAGGCCTGAGGACATGGACACAGCTCGGACTGTGTACAAAGTGGATGCACCAAACTCTGCCTCAGATGTGGCTGGAGAGACGGCAGCCGCTTTAGCTGCTTCATCCATGGCATTCCGGTATTCTGATCCTGGGTACTCAGAAACTCTCTTAAGAATGGCCACCAGAGTTTTTGATTTTGCTGATAATTACCGGGGGGCTTACAGCGATAACACAAACATTAGGGATGGTGTCTGCCCATTTTACTGTGATTTTGATGGATATCAG GATGAATTGTTATGGGGAGCAGCATGGTTAAGAAGGGCTTCTCAGGGTGAAAATTACTTGGCTTACATACAAAACAATGGTAAAACACTTGGTGCCGAAGACAATATCAATGAGTTTGGATGGGATAATAAGCATGCTGGCCTTAATGTTCTTGTTTCCAAG GAGGTCTTGGAAGGGAATTTCTATGCTTTGGAGTCGTACAAAGCATCCGCGGATACCTTCATGTGCACACTAATACCAGAGTCGTCATCTTCACATATTGAATACACTTCAGGCGGCCTCATATACCGACCTGGTGGAAGCAACTTGCAACATTCTACTACAATCACATTTCTCTTACTAGTTTATGCAAAGTACCTAGAGCAATCATCGGGGTCAGTAAATTGCGGTAACATAATTGTTGGCCCAACATCACTACGCAAGATAGCAAAACGCCAAGTGGATTATATTCTAGGAGAAAATCCCAAGGGAATGTCCTACATGGTAGGGTATAGTGATAGGTATCCACAACGAATCCATCATCGAGGCTCATCCCTACCATCCACCAGAGACCATCCTCAAGTTATTCAGTGTAAAGAGGGCTCAATCTACTTTAACTCGTCGGATCCTAATCCAAATGTTTTGATTGGAGCCTTAGTAGGTGGGCCTGGGGAGGATGATGAGTATGAGGATGATAGAGCAGATTTTAGAAAATCTGAACCCACGACCTACATTAATGCCCCGTTTGTCGGTGCATTAGCATTCTTTGCAGCTAATCCTAACCCTATATAG
- the LOC122594824 gene encoding endoglucanase 24-like isoform X2, translated as MKYLYFTFSLFPVLLILIILQMCLLMCNSSYLMYNEALSKSIMFFEGQRSGFLPNDQRINWRGNSGLGDGSSINADLTGGYYDAGDNVKFGFPMAFTTTMLAWSVIEFGDMMPTGELRNALVAIRWSTDYLLKTVAQPDRIVVQDELLWGAAWLRRASQGENYLAYIQNNGKTLGAEDNINEFGWDNKHAGLNVLVSKEVLEGNFYALESYKASADTFMCTLIPESSSSHIEYTSGGLIYRPGGSNLQHSTTITFLLLVYAKYLEQSSGSVNCGNIIVGPTSLRKIAKRQVDYILGENPKGMSYMVGYSDRYPQRIHHRGSSLPSTRDHPQVIQCKEGSIYFNSSDPNPNVLIGALVGGPGEDDEYEDDRADFRKSEPTTYINAPFVGALAFFAANPNPI; from the exons ATGAAGTACCTTTATTTCACTTTTTCACTATTCCCAGTGctattgattttgattattctccaaatgtgcttgttaatgtgCAACTCAAGTTACCTCATGTATAATGAAGCCCTTTCCAAATCAATCATGTTTTTCGAAGGCCAGCGTTCGGGTTTCCTCCCAAATGACCAGAGAATCAACTGGCGAGGCAATTCAGGACTTGGAGACGGTTCCTCCATCAATGCTGACCTAACCGGGGGTTACTATGATGCAGGCGACAATGTCAAGTTTGGTTTCCCAATGGCGTTTACGACTACCATGTTGGCATGGAGTGTTATTGAGTTTGGTGATATGATGCCGACCGGGGAGTTGAGGAATGCATTGGTCGCCATAAGGTGGTCAACAGATTATTTGCTAAAGACTGTGGCACAACCGGATCGGATTGTTGTACAG GATGAATTGTTATGGGGAGCAGCATGGTTAAGAAGGGCTTCTCAGGGTGAAAATTACTTGGCTTACATACAAAACAATGGTAAAACACTTGGTGCCGAAGACAATATCAATGAGTTTGGATGGGATAATAAGCATGCTGGCCTTAATGTTCTTGTTTCCAAG GAGGTCTTGGAAGGGAATTTCTATGCTTTGGAGTCGTACAAAGCATCCGCGGATACCTTCATGTGCACACTAATACCAGAGTCGTCATCTTCACATATTGAATACACTTCAGGCGGCCTCATATACCGACCTGGTGGAAGCAACTTGCAACATTCTACTACAATCACATTTCTCTTACTAGTTTATGCAAAGTACCTAGAGCAATCATCGGGGTCAGTAAATTGCGGTAACATAATTGTTGGCCCAACATCACTACGCAAGATAGCAAAACGCCAAGTGGATTATATTCTAGGAGAAAATCCCAAGGGAATGTCCTACATGGTAGGGTATAGTGATAGGTATCCACAACGAATCCATCATCGAGGCTCATCCCTACCATCCACCAGAGACCATCCTCAAGTTATTCAGTGTAAAGAGGGCTCAATCTACTTTAACTCGTCGGATCCTAATCCAAATGTTTTGATTGGAGCCTTAGTAGGTGGGCCTGGGGAGGATGATGAGTATGAGGATGATAGAGCAGATTTTAGAAAATCTGAACCCACGACCTACATTAATGCCCCGTTTGTCGGTGCATTAGCATTCTTTGCAGCTAATCCTAACCCTATATAG